A window of Dorea formicigenerans contains these coding sequences:
- a CDS encoding DUF2877 domain-containing protein, with protein sequence MTLFSITDTSDYLNELLSGETSGTVHSVYRKTINLSIGGTLAALQAKGSPISPISLITTLTSEKMESLEISAGDFVTLKENIITIYRSNRTLQASTDMNTLDNKKEIGFSFEEATIHNLHLLHSLKCANSLSDTMLHQLHNNIRTCLSNISTGGFEVIFNQRVNDDTSMMLVAAKKKIERCTRLYRNKKYTETGIELARLIGLGIGLTPSGDDFLCGVLAGLILTGQTESTFAKSLHKTIAEHLNDTVDVSAAFLHCALKGQFSLAVNHLLVNTGCESPQDTSYIKCNPQITPGIANIPAITENFLAIGHSSGTDTLCGILYALELFLFQKCNL encoded by the coding sequence ATGACATTATTTTCCATTACAGATACATCTGACTATTTAAATGAACTGCTTTCGGGAGAAACAAGCGGGACAGTCCACTCTGTATATAGAAAAACTATCAACTTATCTATTGGTGGAACACTGGCAGCCTTACAGGCAAAGGGTTCACCCATCTCGCCAATCAGTCTGATTACAACATTGACTTCCGAAAAAATGGAGAGTCTTGAAATATCTGCCGGAGATTTTGTTACTTTAAAAGAGAATATCATTACTATTTATAGAAGTAACCGCACTCTTCAGGCTTCCACAGATATGAACACTCTTGATAATAAAAAGGAAATTGGATTTTCTTTTGAAGAAGCAACAATTCACAACTTACATTTGTTACATTCATTAAAATGTGCAAACTCTCTGTCAGATACCATGCTTCACCAGCTTCATAACAATATCAGAACATGTCTTTCTAATATTTCCACCGGAGGCTTTGAAGTGATCTTCAACCAACGTGTAAATGATGATACTTCTATGATGCTTGTTGCTGCAAAGAAAAAAATCGAACGATGCACCAGACTATATAGAAATAAAAAATATACAGAGACCGGAATCGAACTTGCCCGACTGATCGGACTTGGCATCGGGCTGACTCCAAGCGGTGATGATTTCCTATGCGGTGTGCTTGCCGGATTAATTCTTACAGGGCAAACAGAATCCACATTTGCCAAGAGCCTTCACAAAACAATTGCAGAACATCTGAATGATACCGTCGATGTAAGTGCTGCATTTCTCCACTGTGCATTAAAAGGACAATTTAGCCTGGCTGTGAATCATTTACTCGTAAATACAGGTTGTGAATCTCCACAAGATACTTCTTATATTAAATGCAACCCTCAAATTACTCCTGGAATTGCAAATATCCCAGCAATTACTGAAAATTTTCTGGCAATCGGGCATTCTTCCGGGACAGATACTTTGTGCGGAATTCTATACGCACTGGAATTATTTCTTTTTCAGAAATGTAACCTATAA
- a CDS encoding transcription repressor NadR — MTGSDRRQEILKNIKESDRPVSGSKLAKDYDVSRQVIVQDIALLRASGYDIISTNRGYVLEGQTCAERVFKVRHTDEQLETELCTIVDLGGQVKNVMVNHKVYGHIEAELGITSRRKVKEFLADIESGKSTPLKNITSDYHYHTVTADSEETLGMIEEELRKLGFLVEN, encoded by the coding sequence ATGACAGGTTCTGATAGAAGACAGGAGATATTGAAGAATATAAAAGAAAGTGACAGACCGGTTTCGGGTTCGAAACTTGCGAAGGATTATGATGTGAGCCGTCAGGTTATTGTTCAGGATATTGCCCTGTTACGGGCTTCGGGGTATGATATCATATCAACAAACCGGGGATATGTATTGGAAGGGCAGACTTGCGCCGAGAGAGTTTTTAAAGTACGTCATACAGACGAGCAGCTTGAGACGGAACTTTGTACTATTGTCGATCTTGGCGGTCAAGTGAAAAATGTTATGGTAAACCATAAAGTTTATGGGCATATTGAGGCGGAACTTGGAATTACTTCCAGAAGAAAAGTAAAAGAATTTCTGGCAGATATCGAAAGTGGCAAGTCAACACCGCTTAAGAATATTACCTCCGATTATCACTATCATACTGTGACAGCGGACAGTGAAGAAACGCTGGGGATGATAGAAGAGGAACTGAGAAAATTAGGATTTTTGGTTGAAAATTAG
- the ppdK gene encoding pyruvate, phosphate dikinase encodes MAKWVYMFTEGNATMRNLLGGKGANLAEMTNLGLPVPQGFTVTTEACTQYYEDGRQINDEIMKQILEAIDQMEVITGKKFGDKTNPLLVSVRSGARASMPGMMDTILNLGLNEEVVETLACASGNPRWAWDCYRRFIQMFSDVVMEVGKKYFEELIDQMKAKRGVKLDVELTADDLKELAGQFKAEYKEKIGTDFPTDPKEQLTEAIKAVFRSWDNPRANVYRRDNDIPYSWGTAVNVQMMAFGNMGDDCGTGVAFTRDPATGENGLFGEFLTNAQGEDVVAGVRTPMHISEMEEKFPEAFVQFKQVCETLEKHYRDMQDMEFTVEHGKLYMLQTRNGKRTAKAALKIACDLVDEGMRTEEEAVAMIDPRNLDTLLHPQFDQKVLKRATALGKGIGASPGAACGKVVFSAEDAVEWAKRGEKVVLVRLETSPEDITGMKSAQGILTVRGGTTSHAAVVARGMGTCCVSGCGDIAMDEENKKFTLAAKTFHEGDAISLDGTTGNIYEGIIPTVDATITGEFEKIMNWADKYRTMKVRTNADTPADAKKAVELGAEGIGLCRTEHMFFDENRIAAFREMICADTVEEREAALDKILPYQQGDFEALYEALEGNPVTIRFLDPPLHEFVPTEEEDIKKLADAQGKTVEQIKNIIASLHEFNPMMGHRGCRLAVTYPEIAKMQTKAVIRAAIKVKKNHPDWNIKPEIMIPLVGEVKELKYVKKFVVETADAEIAASGIELEYEVGTMIEIPRAALTADEIAKEADFFCFGTNDLTQMTFGFSRDDAGKFLDAYYDAKIYENDPFAKLDQKGVGKLMEMAIALGKEANPNLHIGICGEHGGDPSSVEFCNELGLNYVSCSPFRVPIAKLSAAQAAINQR; translated from the coding sequence ATGGCAAAATGGGTTTATATGTTTACAGAAGGTAACGCTACCATGAGAAATCTCCTTGGTGGCAAAGGCGCAAATCTTGCGGAGATGACGAATTTGGGACTGCCGGTGCCACAAGGCTTTACCGTGACAACGGAAGCCTGCACACAGTACTATGAAGATGGCAGACAGATCAATGACGAGATTATGAAACAGATTCTTGAAGCCATTGATCAGATGGAAGTTATCACAGGCAAGAAATTTGGTGATAAGACAAATCCGCTGCTCGTTTCTGTTCGTTCTGGAGCACGAGCATCGATGCCAGGTATGATGGACACAATCCTGAATCTCGGACTCAATGAAGAAGTTGTCGAGACTTTGGCTTGTGCGTCCGGTAATCCACGCTGGGCATGGGACTGCTATCGCAGATTCATTCAGATGTTTTCCGATGTAGTTATGGAAGTAGGTAAGAAATATTTTGAAGAGCTGATTGATCAGATGAAGGCAAAACGTGGTGTGAAGCTTGATGTAGAGCTTACCGCGGATGATCTGAAAGAACTGGCAGGGCAGTTTAAGGCAGAATATAAAGAAAAGATTGGTACCGATTTCCCGACAGATCCAAAAGAGCAGTTAACAGAAGCTATAAAGGCAGTATTCCGCTCCTGGGATAATCCTCGTGCAAATGTGTATCGTCGCGACAATGATATTCCTTATTCCTGGGGAACCGCAGTTAATGTTCAGATGATGGCATTTGGAAATATGGGAGATGACTGTGGTACAGGTGTTGCGTTTACTCGTGACCCGGCTACAGGAGAGAACGGTCTGTTCGGAGAATTCCTTACAAATGCACAGGGAGAAGACGTAGTTGCAGGTGTTCGTACACCAATGCACATTTCAGAGATGGAAGAAAAATTCCCGGAAGCATTCGTACAGTTCAAACAGGTTTGTGAGACTCTTGAAAAACACTATAGAGATATGCAGGACATGGAGTTTACTGTAGAGCATGGTAAATTGTATATGTTACAGACACGTAATGGTAAAAGAACAGCGAAAGCTGCTCTGAAGATTGCTTGTGATCTTGTTGATGAAGGAATGAGAACAGAGGAAGAGGCTGTTGCAATGATCGATCCTCGTAATCTGGATACCCTTCTCCATCCGCAGTTCGACCAGAAAGTATTAAAGAGAGCAACAGCACTTGGAAAAGGAATTGGTGCATCTCCGGGAGCTGCATGCGGAAAGGTTGTATTCTCTGCTGAAGATGCAGTGGAGTGGGCAAAACGAGGAGAGAAAGTAGTTCTTGTCCGCCTGGAGACATCACCGGAGGATATTACCGGTATGAAATCCGCACAGGGAATCTTGACAGTCCGCGGAGGAACGACTTCCCATGCAGCAGTAGTTGCCCGTGGTATGGGAACATGCTGTGTATCTGGTTGCGGTGATATTGCAATGGATGAAGAAAATAAAAAATTTACCTTAGCAGCGAAAACATTTCACGAAGGAGACGCAATTTCCTTAGATGGAACGACAGGAAACATTTATGAAGGCATCATTCCTACTGTAGATGCAACAATTACAGGTGAGTTCGAGAAGATCATGAACTGGGCTGATAAATATCGTACTATGAAAGTCCGGACAAATGCGGATACACCGGCAGATGCTAAGAAAGCGGTAGAACTTGGAGCAGAAGGAATTGGACTTTGCCGTACAGAGCATATGTTCTTTGATGAGAACAGAATTGCAGCATTCCGTGAGATGATCTGTGCAGATACAGTAGAGGAGCGAGAAGCAGCACTGGATAAAATCCTGCCATATCAGCAGGGAGATTTTGAAGCACTCTACGAAGCATTGGAAGGAAACCCGGTTACAATACGTTTCCTGGATCCGCCACTTCATGAATTCGTACCAACGGAGGAAGAGGATATTAAGAAGCTTGCAGATGCACAAGGAAAAACGGTAGAACAGATTAAAAATATTATTGCGAGTCTTCATGAGTTCAACCCGATGATGGGACATCGTGGCTGCCGCCTTGCTGTGACCTATCCGGAAATCGCAAAGATGCAGACAAAAGCAGTCATCCGGGCAGCTATTAAAGTAAAGAAAAATCATCCGGATTGGAACATTAAGCCGGAAATTATGATTCCGTTGGTTGGAGAAGTCAAAGAGTTAAAATATGTAAAGAAATTTGTAGTAGAAACTGCAGATGCAGAGATTGCTGCATCAGGTATTGAATTGGAATATGAAGTCGGAACAATGATCGAAATTCCAAGAGCAGCACTTACAGCAGATGAGATTGCAAAAGAAGCTGACTTCTTCTGCTTCGGAACAAATGACCTGACTCAGATGACATTTGGATTCTCCCGTGATGATGCAGGAAAATTCCTGGACGCATATTATGATGCGAAGATTTACGAAAACGATCCATTTGCAAAACTGGATCAAAAAGGTGTTGGAAAACTGATGGAGATGGCAATTGCACTTGGAAAAGAAGCAAATCCGAACCTTCATATTGGAATCTGTGGAGAACATGGAGGAGATCCGTCATCTGTAGAGTTCTGCAATGAGTTGGGATTGAATTACGTTTCCTGCTCACCATTCAGAGTTCCAATAGCCAAACTTTCTGCTGCGCAGGCAGCCATAAATCAAAGGTAG
- a CDS encoding aminopeptidase, translating to MERRNAWKVYDQTELEKLDKINETYKNCLDDGKTERECITLAVKKAEAAGYKNLKELQKEHVKLKAGDKVYAVCMDKSIALFIIGQEPLENGMNILGAHIDSPRIDVKQNPLYENEELAYLDTHYYGGIKKYQWVTLPLALHGVIAKKDGTIVPVSIGDEEEDPVFVITDLLVHLASKQLEKKGSVVVEGEKLDLLIGSRPLEQDSSLDQEEKEAVKANVMELLKKYYDMEEEDFLSAELEIVPAGKARDCGLDRSMVLAYGQDDRVCAFTSLLAILDTPQVTRTGCCILVDKEEIGSVGATGMHSRFFENVVAELVAMTDGESELQVRRALQNSRMLSSDVSAAYDPMYADVFEKRSSAFFGKGLVFNKFTGSRGKSGSNDANAEYLAKIRGVMDDADVSYQFAELGKVDAGGGGTIAYIMANYGMEVIDSGVAVLSMHAPWEVTSKADVYEAYKGYVAFLKNM from the coding sequence ATGGAACGTAGAAATGCATGGAAAGTATATGACCAGACAGAACTGGAAAAATTAGACAAGATCAATGAGACATATAAGAATTGTCTGGACGATGGAAAGACAGAACGTGAGTGTATTACACTTGCGGTGAAAAAGGCAGAAGCTGCCGGATATAAGAATTTAAAAGAGCTTCAGAAGGAACATGTAAAATTAAAAGCTGGGGATAAAGTGTATGCAGTGTGCATGGATAAGAGTATTGCACTGTTCATCATCGGTCAGGAGCCGTTGGAAAATGGAATGAATATCTTAGGTGCACACATTGACTCTCCGCGTATTGATGTGAAGCAGAACCCTTTATATGAAAATGAAGAGCTGGCTTATCTGGATACTCATTATTATGGAGGAATCAAGAAATATCAATGGGTAACACTTCCGCTTGCTCTTCACGGTGTGATCGCAAAAAAAGACGGAACAATTGTTCCGGTCAGCATTGGAGATGAGGAGGAAGATCCGGTATTTGTGATTACAGATCTTCTTGTACATCTTGCATCAAAGCAGCTTGAGAAAAAGGGAAGTGTAGTCGTAGAAGGCGAGAAACTGGATCTTTTAATTGGAAGCCGGCCGCTTGAGCAGGATTCTTCTCTTGATCAGGAAGAAAAAGAAGCAGTTAAGGCAAATGTGATGGAACTTCTGAAGAAATATTATGATATGGAGGAAGAAGATTTCCTCTCTGCAGAACTTGAGATTGTTCCGGCAGGAAAAGCAAGAGACTGTGGTCTTGACAGAAGCATGGTGCTGGCATACGGTCAGGATGACCGTGTTTGTGCATTTACATCTTTATTGGCAATTCTGGATACGCCTCAGGTTACACGTACCGGATGCTGCATCCTTGTAGATAAGGAAGAGATCGGAAGCGTAGGCGCAACCGGTATGCATTCCAGATTCTTTGAAAATGTAGTGGCTGAACTGGTTGCTATGACTGACGGGGAGTCCGAGCTGCAAGTCAGAAGAGCTTTGCAGAATTCCAGAATGTTATCTTCCGATGTAAGTGCAGCATATGATCCGATGTACGCAGATGTGTTCGAAAAGAGAAGTTCTGCATTTTTCGGAAAAGGACTTGTATTTAATAAATTCACTGGAAGCCGTGGTAAGAGTGGTTCTAATGATGCCAATGCAGAGTACCTTGCAAAGATTCGTGGTGTCATGGATGATGCAGACGTATCTTATCAGTTCGCCGAACTTGGAAAAGTTGACGCAGGCGGCGGTGGAACCATTGCTTACATCATGGCAAATTACGGCATGGAAGTCATCGACAGCGGTGTGGCAGTGTTATCCATGCATGCACCTTGGGAAGTGACAAGCAAAGCCGATGTATACGAGGCATATAAAGGTTATGTTGCATTTTTGAAAAATATGTAG
- the sstT gene encoding serine/threonine transporter SstT: MKNLIQKWNNISLIKRIICGLIIGIALGLIFPQATAISILGDLFVGALRGIAPLLVFFLIMSSLCRMAKGQKTNMSFIVILYLLGNLFSALSAVIASYLFPVTLTFSQSTNTQDITPPTGVTEVLKNLLMNVVANPVDSLVNANYIGILAWAIILGIALKSASDGTKNALENISDAIATAVKWIINCAPFGIMGLIFTTISEQGLDVLLGYGRLICVLVGTMLFVALIMNPLITFICLRKNPYPLVLRCLKDSGLTAFFTRSSAANIPVNMKLCQDLGLDEDTYSISIPLGATINMAGAAITISTMALAAAHTLDIHVDFPTALILCVLSAASAAGASGVAGGSLLLIPLACSLFGIPNDVAMQVVGVGFIVGVIQDSCETALNSSTDVLFTAIGDMRTRK, translated from the coding sequence ATGAAAAATTTGATTCAAAAATGGAACAACATCAGTCTGATCAAACGCATTATCTGCGGTCTGATCATCGGAATTGCTTTGGGACTTATTTTCCCACAGGCGACCGCAATCTCCATTCTCGGAGATCTGTTCGTCGGAGCACTTCGTGGAATCGCACCGCTTCTTGTATTCTTCCTGATTATGAGTTCCCTTTGCCGCATGGCAAAAGGCCAGAAAACGAACATGTCTTTTATCGTGATACTGTACCTGCTCGGCAATCTGTTCTCTGCATTATCTGCAGTTATTGCCAGCTACTTGTTCCCGGTAACTCTGACATTTTCACAGAGCACGAATACTCAGGATATCACACCACCGACCGGTGTCACAGAAGTGCTGAAAAATCTGCTGATGAATGTCGTTGCGAATCCAGTCGACTCACTGGTAAACGCCAATTATATCGGAATCCTTGCATGGGCCATCATACTTGGCATTGCTCTTAAGAGTGCAAGTGATGGCACAAAGAATGCTTTGGAGAATATTTCAGATGCTATCGCAACTGCAGTAAAATGGATCATTAACTGTGCACCATTTGGTATCATGGGACTGATCTTCACTACAATCTCCGAACAGGGACTCGACGTTCTTCTCGGATACGGACGTCTGATCTGCGTACTGGTCGGAACCATGCTCTTCGTGGCACTTATTATGAATCCACTGATTACATTTATCTGCCTTCGTAAGAACCCATACCCACTTGTGCTTCGCTGCCTGAAAGACAGCGGACTGACAGCATTCTTCACCCGAAGCTCTGCTGCCAACATTCCGGTCAACATGAAACTCTGCCAGGATCTTGGTTTGGACGAGGATACTTACTCCATCTCCATTCCACTTGGCGCAACTATCAATATGGCCGGAGCTGCTATTACAATCTCCACTATGGCACTTGCCGCAGCACATACACTGGATATCCACGTAGACTTCCCGACTGCACTGATTCTGTGCGTCCTCTCTGCAGCCAGCGCTGCCGGAGCTTCCGGTGTAGCCGGTGGATCACTCCTTCTGATTCCACTTGCCTGCAGCCTCTTCGGTATTCCGAACGATGTTGCTATGCAAGTCGTTGGTGTCGGATTCATCGTTGGAGTTATCCAGGATTCCTGCGAAACCGCACTGAACTCATCTACCGATGTCCTCTTTACGGCAATCGGAGATATGCGTACACGAAAATAA
- a CDS encoding glycine--tRNA ligase → MVEKTMDKIVALAKSRGFVYPGSEIYGGLANTWDYGNLGVELKNNVKKAWWQKFIQESPYNVGVDCAILMNPQTWIASGHLGGFSDPLMDCKECHERFRADKIIEDYAHEHGIEIGDSIDGWSHEQMENFIKENNVPCPTCGKHDFTEIREFNLMFKTFQGVTEDAKNTVYLRPETAQGIFVNFKNVQRTSRKKIPFGIGQIGKSFRNEITPGNFTFRTREFEQMELEFFCEPDTDLEWFAYWKKFCLDWLHTLGLKDEEVRYRDHDKEELSFYSKATTDIEFLFPFGWGELWGIADRTDYDLTQHMNVSKQDLTYFDDEKKEKYTPYVIEPSLGADRVVLAFLCAAYDEENIGTEDKPDTRTVLHFHPALAPVKIGILPLSKKLNEGAEKVYAQLAKKYNCEFDDRGNIGKRYRRQDEIGTPFCVTYDFDSEEDGAVTVRDRDTMEQERIKIEDLDAYFEKKFTW, encoded by the coding sequence ATGGTAGAAAAAACAATGGACAAAATTGTAGCTTTAGCAAAATCCAGAGGATTCGTGTATCCGGGGTCTGAGATTTACGGAGGACTTGCAAATACATGGGATTATGGAAATCTCGGAGTTGAGCTTAAGAACAATGTAAAAAAAGCATGGTGGCAGAAGTTCATTCAGGAATCACCATATAATGTCGGCGTAGATTGTGCGATCCTTATGAATCCACAAACATGGATTGCAAGTGGTCATCTTGGCGGATTCAGCGACCCTCTTATGGATTGTAAAGAATGCCATGAGCGTTTCAGAGCTGATAAAATTATTGAAGATTACGCTCACGAGCATGGTATTGAGATTGGAGACAGCATCGACGGCTGGAGCCATGAGCAGATGGAGAATTTTATTAAAGAGAATAATGTTCCATGTCCGACTTGCGGTAAACATGATTTCACAGAGATCCGTGAGTTCAACCTAATGTTCAAGACATTCCAGGGAGTTACAGAAGATGCAAAGAATACAGTATATTTAAGACCAGAGACAGCACAGGGAATCTTTGTAAACTTTAAGAACGTACAGCGTACATCAAGAAAGAAGATTCCATTTGGAATCGGACAGATTGGTAAATCATTCAGAAATGAGATTACACCAGGTAACTTTACATTCCGTACAAGAGAGTTCGAACAGATGGAGTTAGAGTTCTTCTGTGAGCCTGATACAGATCTTGAGTGGTTCGCTTACTGGAAGAAGTTCTGTCTTGACTGGTTACACACACTGGGACTGAAAGACGAAGAAGTACGTTATCGTGACCATGATAAAGAGGAGCTTTCATTCTACAGTAAAGCAACTACGGATATCGAGTTCCTGTTCCCATTTGGCTGGGGAGAACTGTGGGGAATCGCAGATCGTACAGATTATGATTTGACACAGCATATGAATGTATCAAAACAGGATCTTACTTATTTTGATGACGAGAAGAAAGAAAAATATACACCATATGTTATTGAGCCGTCACTTGGAGCAGACCGTGTAGTTCTTGCATTCCTGTGTGCAGCTTATGATGAAGAGAATATTGGAACAGAAGATAAGCCGGATACAAGAACTGTTCTTCACTTCCATCCGGCACTTGCACCAGTGAAGATTGGTATACTTCCACTTTCCAAGAAACTCAACGAAGGTGCAGAGAAAGTATATGCACAGCTTGCTAAGAAATACAACTGCGAGTTCGATGACCGTGGAAATATCGGAAAACGTTATCGCCGTCAGGACGAGATCGGAACACCATTCTGTGTAACATACGACTTCGATTCCGAGGAAGACGGAGCAGTTACAGTACGTGACCGTGACACAATGGAGCAGGAGAGAATCAAAATAGAAGATCTTGACGCTTACTTTGAAAAGAAATTTACATGGTAA